One genomic region from Arthrobacter sp. FB24 encodes:
- a CDS encoding ABC transporter substrate-binding protein, with amino-acid sequence MTQARFLRSARIAAAGLAMGAMVLTGCSANAGNTGSAKADASAQTALLTIPREDMGTFVRNFNPFAPTVAPMTQQAIYESLLIYNPANGDTTPWLASEWKAAEDGKSITFTLRDGVKWSDGQPLVPADVVTTFALQKKIKGGYDYLDTVTAEGTNQVKFSFKTAWSPALFDLGQLSILPDHVWSKIADPEKDANEKPVGTGPYTEVDTFQAQSFVLKKNPNYWQPEKQKIAGIKMLAFAGNDGANLAAANGDVDWAPQYMPNIEKTFISKDPDHRKYWFPPTGSMINWQLNTTKAPFNDTDVRKALSMAVDRDQVTKIGMSGYTKPADCTGLSGNYETWKNKAVQDDCEWTKLNVDEANKLLDKAGYAKGADGKRTLKDGKPFEFKISVGAASSDWLSVANVIAQNLAEVGVTAKVDSPDWAAVVAGYETGDFDSGIVWSANDPSPYKYFAGIMGTSTVKPVGEKAFENYHRFGDPKADALLTEFAAAADEDTQHEIADKLQEEYSAVAPTVPLFAGPEWGAYNNTRFTGWPTEENPYATLSVRAPTTVLVLTSLEPAK; translated from the coding sequence ATGACACAAGCACGATTCCTGAGGTCTGCCCGCATCGCAGCGGCCGGACTGGCCATGGGCGCCATGGTGCTCACCGGGTGCTCCGCCAACGCGGGCAACACCGGTTCCGCGAAGGCTGATGCTTCGGCCCAGACCGCTCTGCTGACCATTCCCCGCGAGGACATGGGCACGTTTGTCCGGAACTTCAACCCGTTCGCCCCCACCGTGGCACCTATGACCCAGCAGGCCATCTACGAGTCCCTGCTCATCTACAACCCGGCCAACGGCGACACCACTCCGTGGCTGGCCAGCGAATGGAAAGCCGCAGAGGACGGCAAGTCCATCACCTTCACCCTCCGCGACGGCGTCAAGTGGTCCGACGGCCAGCCCCTGGTCCCTGCCGACGTGGTCACCACGTTCGCGCTGCAGAAGAAGATCAAGGGCGGCTACGACTACCTGGACACCGTTACGGCCGAGGGCACCAACCAGGTCAAGTTCAGCTTCAAAACCGCCTGGTCCCCGGCCTTGTTCGACCTCGGCCAGCTGAGCATCCTTCCGGACCACGTCTGGTCCAAGATTGCCGACCCCGAAAAGGACGCCAACGAAAAGCCCGTTGGCACGGGCCCCTACACCGAAGTGGACACCTTCCAGGCACAGTCCTTCGTGCTGAAGAAAAACCCCAACTACTGGCAGCCGGAGAAGCAGAAGATCGCAGGCATCAAGATGCTCGCCTTCGCCGGGAACGACGGCGCCAACCTCGCCGCCGCGAACGGCGACGTGGACTGGGCGCCGCAGTACATGCCCAACATCGAGAAGACCTTCATTTCCAAGGACCCGGACCACCGGAAGTACTGGTTCCCGCCCACGGGGTCCATGATCAACTGGCAGCTCAACACCACCAAGGCCCCGTTCAACGACACGGACGTCCGCAAGGCCCTCAGCATGGCAGTGGACCGGGACCAGGTGACCAAGATCGGCATGAGCGGCTACACCAAGCCGGCGGACTGCACCGGACTTTCCGGCAACTACGAAACGTGGAAGAACAAAGCCGTCCAGGACGACTGCGAGTGGACCAAGCTCAACGTCGACGAGGCCAACAAGCTCCTGGACAAGGCCGGTTACGCCAAGGGCGCGGACGGCAAGCGCACGCTGAAGGACGGCAAGCCCTTCGAGTTCAAGATCTCGGTGGGCGCGGCGTCCTCCGACTGGCTGTCCGTGGCCAACGTGATCGCACAGAACCTCGCCGAGGTGGGCGTCACGGCCAAGGTTGATTCCCCGGACTGGGCTGCCGTGGTGGCAGGCTACGAGACCGGTGACTTCGATTCCGGCATCGTGTGGAGCGCCAACGATCCCAGCCCGTACAAGTACTTCGCGGGCATCATGGGCACCAGCACGGTGAAGCCGGTAGGGGAGAAGGCCTTTGAGAACTACCACCGCTTCGGCGATCCCAAAGCCGACGCCCTGCTGACCGAGTTCGCCGCTGCCGCTGACGAGGACACGCAGCACGAGATCGCGGACAAGCTCCAGGAGGAGTACAGCGCGGTTGCCCCGACCGTCCCGCTGTTCGCCGGCCCGGAATGGGGCGCCTACAACAACACCCGGTTCACCGGCTGGCCCACGGAAGAGAACCCTTACGCCACCCTGTCGGTCCGCGCCCCCACCACGGTGCTGGTCCTGACGTCGCTGGAACCGGCCAAGTAA
- a CDS encoding ABC transporter permease has protein sequence MRFILRRLGFYLIAFWVSITLNFLLPRFMPGDPVSRMFARTQDRMQPEQIEALRKLLGVDDRPIWEQYVDYLHNMVTGQMGVSISRFPTPVTEVIASQVGWTLLLGGTALVIAAVVGNLLGILAAWRRGGAIDSALPPILIFIGSFPYFWLAMGALYLFGVTLGWFPIRHAFSDTIEPSFSWEFMSDVGMHLVLPALTIVLVSVGGWMLGMRNTMIATNAEDYITMAEAKGLRPGRIMFRYAARNAMLPSVTSFGMSLGFVVGGALLTEVVFAYPGVGYQLLNAVQGLDYPLMQGLFLTITAAVLLANFLVDILYVRLDPRVRAN, from the coding sequence GTGCGCTTTATCCTGCGCCGCCTGGGTTTCTACCTGATCGCCTTCTGGGTGTCCATCACATTGAACTTCCTGCTCCCGCGCTTTATGCCGGGGGACCCCGTATCCCGCATGTTCGCCCGCACCCAGGACCGCATGCAGCCCGAACAGATCGAGGCGCTGCGCAAGCTGCTCGGCGTCGACGACCGGCCCATCTGGGAGCAATACGTCGACTACCTGCACAACATGGTCACCGGCCAGATGGGCGTCTCCATCTCCCGTTTCCCCACCCCGGTCACGGAAGTGATTGCCTCGCAGGTGGGGTGGACCCTCCTGCTGGGCGGAACCGCGCTGGTGATCGCCGCCGTCGTGGGCAACCTGCTGGGCATCCTGGCCGCGTGGCGGCGTGGCGGCGCCATTGACTCGGCGCTCCCTCCCATCCTGATCTTCATCGGCTCCTTCCCGTACTTCTGGCTCGCCATGGGCGCGCTGTACCTCTTCGGCGTCACGCTGGGCTGGTTTCCCATCCGGCACGCGTTCAGCGACACCATTGAGCCCAGCTTCAGCTGGGAGTTCATGTCCGACGTCGGGATGCACCTGGTGCTGCCGGCCCTCACCATCGTGCTGGTTTCGGTGGGTGGCTGGATGCTGGGCATGCGCAACACCATGATCGCCACCAATGCCGAGGACTACATCACCATGGCCGAAGCCAAGGGCCTGCGCCCCGGCCGGATCATGTTCCGCTACGCCGCCCGCAACGCCATGCTCCCGTCCGTGACCAGCTTCGGCATGAGCCTGGGCTTCGTGGTGGGCGGGGCGCTGCTGACCGAGGTGGTGTTCGCGTACCCGGGGGTGGGCTACCAGCTCCTCAACGCCGTGCAGGGGCTCGACTACCCGCTCATGCAGGGCCTCTTCCTGACCATCACCGCCGCCGTGCTGCTGGCCAACTTCCTGGTGGACATCCTCTACGTCCGCCTCGACCCGCGTGTCCGCGCCAACTAG
- a CDS encoding ABC transporter permease, translating into MPDGGTGLPPGASVRRPNRTLLHGLLTNKKAMTGAAILFIFIALALLAPVLYPDNPSKITGMASQEPDAEFWLGTTAKGQDVLALTIHGARSSLLVGLTVGFASTFIGILVGLASAYFGKFIDEALSLTTNIFLLLPGLPLLVILAAFLPPGLGTVILVLVVTGWAGSARVLRSQALSIRSKDFVAAAVVTGERPLRIMFREILPNMASIVMGTLLACIIYGIGAQAGLEFLGLGDVSTVSWGNNLYWAGNEGALLTGSWWVFVPSGLCIALVAFSLSLINYAVDEVTNPRLRKIQLRKIQKPGAAKPARKPAQSGKRASA; encoded by the coding sequence ATGCCCGACGGCGGCACCGGCCTCCCGCCCGGAGCCTCCGTTCGCAGGCCCAACCGCACGTTGCTGCACGGGCTCCTCACCAACAAGAAGGCCATGACCGGCGCGGCCATCCTGTTCATTTTCATCGCCCTGGCGCTGCTTGCTCCGGTGCTGTACCCGGACAATCCCTCCAAGATCACCGGCATGGCGTCCCAGGAGCCCGACGCCGAGTTCTGGCTGGGCACCACGGCCAAGGGCCAGGATGTCCTGGCCCTGACCATCCACGGTGCGCGCAGCTCACTGCTCGTGGGCCTGACCGTCGGCTTCGCGTCCACGTTCATCGGCATCCTGGTGGGCCTGGCCTCGGCCTACTTCGGCAAGTTCATCGACGAAGCCCTCTCCCTCACCACCAACATCTTCCTGCTCCTCCCGGGACTTCCGCTCCTGGTGATCCTGGCCGCGTTCCTTCCGCCGGGACTGGGCACGGTGATCCTGGTCCTGGTGGTGACCGGCTGGGCGGGCTCGGCCCGGGTGCTGCGCTCCCAGGCCCTGTCCATCCGTTCCAAGGACTTCGTAGCCGCTGCCGTGGTCACCGGCGAACGCCCCCTGCGGATCATGTTCCGCGAAATCCTGCCCAACATGGCCTCCATCGTGATGGGAACGCTCCTGGCCTGCATCATCTACGGCATCGGAGCCCAGGCCGGCCTCGAGTTCCTGGGCCTGGGGGACGTCAGTACGGTCTCCTGGGGCAACAACCTCTACTGGGCCGGCAACGAAGGCGCACTGCTCACGGGCAGCTGGTGGGTGTTTGTGCCATCCGGCCTGTGCATCGCGCTGGTGGCGTTCTCGCTGTCGCTGATCAATTACGCGGTGGACGAGGTTACCAACCCGCGCCTGCGGAAAATACAGCTGAGGAAAATACAGAAGCCCGGGGCAGCCAAGCCGGCCCGCAAGCCCGCACAATCCGGAAAGCGAGCATCGGCATGA